In Macadamia integrifolia cultivar HAES 741 chromosome 5, SCU_Mint_v3, whole genome shotgun sequence, a single window of DNA contains:
- the LOC122079461 gene encoding COBRA-like protein 1, giving the protein MGFPFSSGIRSISNLTSFPILLLFLLSCFSFTSTEAYDPLDPNGNITVKWDLISWNPDGYVAVITIYNFQQYRHVQAPGWQLGWTWAKKEVIWSAMGGQATEQGDCSRFKGTPPHCCKKDPTIVDLLPGTPYNQQIANCCKGGVISSWAQDPANAASSFQLSVGQAGTSNRTVRVPKNFTLKAPGPGYTCGPAKIVKPSRFVSADQRRVTQALVTWNVTCTYSQFLSQKTPTCCVSLSSFYNDTIVPCPTCTCGCMKNITHPGSCVEGNSPYLASAIAGSGKNSYTPLVQCTNHMCPIRVHWHVKVNYKEYWRVKITVTNFNCRMNYTQWNLVVQHPNFDNLTQLFSFNYKSLTPYGAINDTAMLWGVKFYNDLLMQAGPFGNVQSELLFQKEPSTFTFDKGWAFPRRIYFNGDNCVMPPPDAYPWLPNASSHPVISLLCLITALLLSLVFLLSYA; this is encoded by the exons ATGGGGTTTCCCTTCTCATCCGGGATTAGATCCATCTCCAACCTCACCAGCTTTCCCATTTTGCTTCTGTTTCTCCTTTCCTGCTTCAGCTTTACTTCAACAG AAGCCTATGATCCCCTTGATCCCAATGGAAATATCACAGTCAAATGGGATCTTATTAGCTGGAATCCTGATGGTTATGTT GCTGTTATTACGATATACAACTTCCAACAATATCGTCACGTTCAAGCTCCAGGATGGCAACTGGGATGGACATGGGCAAAGAAGGAAGTGATCTGGTCTGCAATGGGCGGCCAAGCCACAGAACAAGGGGACTGTTCAAGGTTCAAAGGGACTCCTCCACATTGCTGTAAGAAGGATCCAACAATTGTAGATTTATTGCCAGGAACTCCTTACAACCAGCAGATTGCAAATTGCTGCAAAGGGGGAGTGATCAGTTCATGGGCCCAGGATCCTGCCAATGCAGCAAGCTCATTCCAGCTTAGTGTCGGTCAAGCAGGAACCTCCAACCGAACCGTTAGAGTGCCAAAGAACTTCACACTTAAGGCACCGGGACCTGGGTATACGTGTGGTCCTGCAAAAATTGTGAAGCCTAGTAGATTTGTATCAGCAGATCAAAGGAGGGTCACCCAAGCATTGG TGACATGGAATGTTACGTGCACATATTCTCAATTCCTGTCTCAGAAGACTCCCACTTgctgtgtctctctctcttccttctatAATGACACCATAGTGCCCTGTCCAACATGCACCTGTGGCTGTATGAAAAATATAACTCATCCAGGGAGCTGTGTAGA GGGAAACTCGCCATATTTAGCTTCAGCTATTGCAGGTTCAGGAAAAAATAGCTATACTCCTCTGGTCCAATGCACTAACCATATGTGCCCGATCCGCGTTCACTGGCATGTTAAGGTTAATTACAAGGAGTATTGGCGAGTGAAGATCACAGTTACAAATTTCAATTGCAGGATGAACTATACACAGTGGAACTTAGTCGTACAACACCCAAATTTTGATAATCTCACCCAGCTTTTCAGTTTTAATTACAAATCATTGACTCCTTATGGCGCCATAA ACGACACTGCCATGCTGTGGGGAGTAAAATTCTACAATGATTTGCTTATGCAAGCTGGCCCTTTTGGGAATGTACAGTCAGAGCTACTATTCCAGAAGGAGCCATCAACTTTCACTTTTGACAAGGGATGGGCTTTTCCTCGGCGTATTTATTTCAATGGTGATAACTGTGTCATGCCACCACCAGATGCCTATCCATGGCTGCCAAATGCCAGTAGCCATCCAGTTATATCCTTGCTTTGTTTGATCACTGCTTTGCTGTTATCTTTGGTATTCTTATTGTCTTATGCCTAG
- the LOC122079462 gene encoding COBRA-like protein 4, with translation MALNERYPGKQLLHQYRIFVEFRFALVPLFLAMIFSGAAAYDPLDPTGNITIKWDIMSWTPDGYVATVTMNNFQMYRHIMSPGWNLGWVWAKKEVIWSMVGAQTTEQGDCSKFKGNVPHCCKKNPTVVDLLPGVPYNQQFSNCCKGGVVAAWGQDPSQAVSAFQVSVGQAGTSNKTVKLPKNFTLLGPGPGYTCGPAKIVPPTAFLTPDNRRKTQALMTWNVTCTYSQFLARKNPSCCVSFSSFYNETIIPCPNCACGCQNKKNCVKSDSKLLSVVGVNTPKKDNTPLLQCTRHMCPIRVHWHVKLNYKDYWRVKIAVTNFNYRMNFTQWTLVVQHPNLNNVTEVFSFDYKPLVPYQSINDTGMFYGMKFFNDLLMEAGPYGNVQSEVLLQKDQNTFTFNQGWAFPRKVYFNGDECKLPPPDTYPFLPNSALAIPLSLLPTLMASLFLFMTVWW, from the exons ATGGCATTGAATGAAAGATATCCTGGGAAGCAGCTTCTTCATCAGTACCGCATTTTCGTTGAATTCAGATTCGCTCTTGTGCCGCTGTTCTTGGCCATGATCTTTTCTGGTGCAG CTGCTTATGATCCTTTAGACCCTACTGGGAACATTACCATCAAATGGGATATAATGTCTTGGACCCCAGATGGCTATGTG GCAACAGTGACAATGAACAACTTCCAAATGTACCGGCACATCATGAGCCCAGGATGGAACTTAGGATGGGTTTGGGCTAAGAAAGAAGTGATATGGTCCATGGTGGGAGCCCAAACTACAGAACAAGGAGATTGTTCCAAGTTCAAGGGGAACGTCCCACATTGTTGCAAGAAGAACCCCACAGTTGTTGACTTACTCCCTGGTGTCCCTTACAATCAACAATTTAGCAATTGCTGCAAAGGGGGAGTAGTAGCTGCTTGGGGACAAGACCCTTCACAAGCAGTCTCAGCCTTCCAGGTCAGTGTTGGCCAAGCTGGTACTTCCAACAAGACTGTCAAACTGCCCAAGAACTTCACTTTGCTGGGTCCGGGACCGGGCTACACTTGCGGACCAGCAAAGATTGTGCCGCCCACCGCTTTCCTCACCCCCGACAATCGCCGGAAAACACAGGCACTTA TGACATGGAATGTGACATGTACTTACTCACAATTCTTAGCCCGGAAGAACCCAAGCTGTTGTGTATCCTTCTCATCCTTCTACAATGAGACCATCATTCCATGTCCCAATTGTGCTTGTGGTTGCCAAAACAAGAAGAACTGCGTCAA AAGTGATTCAAAACTGCTTAGTGTGGTGGGGGTCAACACCCCAAAGAAGGATAACACCCCATTACTGCAGTGCACACGCCATATGTGCCCTATCAGAGTGCACTGGCATGTAAAGCTCAACTACAAGGACTACTGGCGTGTGAAGATCGCCGTCACCAATTTTAACTACCGGATGAACTTCACACAGTGGACGCTGGTCGTGCAGCATCCAAATCTCAATAATGTCACTGAAGTCTTCAGTTTCGACTACAAGCCTCTTGTTCCTTACCAATCTATAA ATGATACTGGTATGTTTTACGGCATGAAGTTCTTCAACGACTTACTGATGGAGGCTGGGCCATACGGAAACGTTCAGTCGGAGGTACTCCTTCAGAAGGACCAGAACACATTCACCTTCAATCAAGGATGGGCATTTCCCCGGAAAGTCTACTTTAATGGCGACGAATGCAAGCTACCTCCGCCTGATACATATCCATTCCTGCCAAATTCTGCCCTTGCAATTCCTCTTTCACTCCTCCCTACATTGATGGCTTCGCTTTTCCTATTTATGACTGTCTGGTGGTAG